Proteins encoded in a region of the Neodiprion lecontei isolate iyNeoLeco1 chromosome 5, iyNeoLeco1.1, whole genome shotgun sequence genome:
- the LOC107227041 gene encoding uncharacterized protein LOC107227041 isoform X2: protein MEETEESETGYRKWRHDDSTSIKETHTVAMTDSQLNNNNNNNNNNNNDGEPKYLHKKFKKMATTEATPVESKRETTSDSRIPGNRREKDGGEDSAKEPAAKTEAAPEPEGEANEGRKSGYVCPYCKLSCAKPSVLQKHIRAHTNERPYPCVPCGFAFKTRSNLYKHCRSRAHALKMEGGDSSKVSEDSDISLSDSASNGTGTPPPPPSSTPSSVLSVKTVKTGKIYKPKFHTALNNVSHDVEASSVSSNSSTNSSTNSKPNAEQLQEHIDKIITANQAIVEAVDPLLHKLMQRQQSLVEPKYTEQPLNLSSAEENLTRKRCYSESFAHEKDGKQPQNHHHHQQQQQEASIIKELLLKSKAHQNCDGVDGENFVCPSCKISYTSADNLDAHRRYYCKGSPSPRRPEFQLDLDRKDPEFDMKPDYYNTLQPLPSPGPLLGNTRLVDPYVPPMKQRSESAPTTLRSLEELSKYPRPNSLQMFGGEVRILNDTGETKTMRIEPRQTNSPGEQHSVNGKCATSETSSIVVRSGLHSGGTMVHKPPGTPASTTNGSISLPNTPKILAPIIPNISTPNIAPTISCYSYLEQNLNPLTNITAYNPLTLPQAGIASILHGGKIIPYVPGMPGPHTLSGTPSVDISANVPSAEAEYKVIPGIPGLHVVTQPLDLASPVKIHTPNIPGIPGPHSNMQMPSPAQPLDLASPAKELKLCFKTPSSDNLRSGLMSPKVPNLKIESTPDKFRSRVPSGDTHRSEHDRYNLKSGIKYSKSSTESPRERKEFSFEKSPCKTEKTFTYPNDADSMQKLRYSPKNLTESRKRPSSWASAEFEQGRSSSAESVRQSPVVFKYETVPHENGRTKLAALQLPGNVQQDVKTRTLQMENCGAMNGIKSKHEFQNAPVITVNLDSSNTEVPSKPSHGDLLAISRESKPADSLHSPSISNEEATGVEESNTNNKFLRPTSLPLKPGTFTPKRHHGITPTANTLPLISPETPRPRKSYGQLYLNGHAYTYLGLKCSTRVFYCTLNRPQPMYVTQQHTLSMYSNWKICKEAPLDLDLAHYDSRRRPMSYTTASKKHDDILTHSSQRPTTPASSDNNSENDTQEKAKRVKIFDGGFESNEDYIYVRGRGRGRYVCEECGIRCKKPSMLKKHIRTHTDVRPYTCKHCTFSFKTKGNLTKHMKSKAHYKKCVELGVVPVPTLVCDENIDKEAVARLAAGGGNGEESSEEEDETDGEESEESGSEEHDAVQGLLSLSQPSTHRLPGLLPSGRPTTYPYTLTFSQSTICTAVVTTTNSSAPLSSQAAAVIQSDLSHRYYFPSSRAVLEKSRTSVIIQSSKKPGNDTAEVNDDSSVHATDSQINFHQPIDLTTKQTLGPISSPILQRVKPADILTPVSEQLLMQTIVQTMERLPVQGKEWKSEAKGHMLQAYLTERHVMDSKMKLQYRVCCSKLENNCTEKDNIQYLKQHDTIRSKNLDLNGVSTVTYTNPSKMQHTILESRIKSIYKQTQQDCMKIPYNEDVYQNNAYLETRSFDAVDSSYKDTENAGRMVAETDGFDHRVGRGGSPIPTIYKGSLPGRSTPTLDRQSPRNLNVEMTNRNASSIHGQVKSEIDRSSMFNAMKMMSEVERPRDSFTPSQDPKPLSRETRVQCNQSPRSHHQELRPPSREIRVTSSPSQEFKLPNQELRLPSQEYKPANHEPRSSNSQEISVSSNTNSEVSQPSREIRLPQAQDQQSRPNFEVKSSSGHDISRANSQEVQNKSQTAVDPRNSERAEIKQNVDMTKQNMAEGIKHSVARKMVVGGPGFRSPSPPGGSGKPHAEFLQPSSGPASNYVSVTEDGRSVCGICNKVFSKPSQLRLHINIHYFERPFRCESCAVSFRTKGHLTKHERSVAHHNKVSMTSTFGAATTSNPRPFKCTDCKIAFRIHGHLAKHLRSKMHIMKLECLGKLPFGTYAEMERSGINLNDIDTSDCDNSLTSLQSLAQKLYEKDPSKMGQWDADLIPNQGASGGDTSSDEGEPIPMHSMHQYPSPIGMSESEVSRGYHMPILVSEELKPVGEIRHANPQFNQQRQTDFGINERQHRPSRIPAPAPSDDSRTEESGQMYKCNICSVSIRSVAELQIHCFSEHNIEPESSASGDRNGSEGRDVSDNRNKRGLTEDGPIGVIRDDHKRQKVVDDT from the exons AGACTCATACTGTGGCAATGACAGACTCGCAGTtgaataacaacaacaacaataataataacaacaacaacgatgGCGAACCTAAATACTTGCACAAGAAATTCAAGAAGATGGCGACGACAGAGGCGACGCCGGTGGAATCCAAGCGAGAAACAACCTCGGATAGCCGGATCCCTGGTAATCGTAGGGAGAAAGATGGTGGTGAGGATTCAGCGAAGGAACCAGCAGCGAAGACTGAGGCCGCCCCCGAGCCCGAGGGGGAAGCCAACGAAGGCAGGAAGAGTGGATACGTATGCCCGTACTGCAAATTGTCCTGTGCCAAACCCAGCGTACTACAGAAACACATCAGGGCTCATACTAATGAGAGACCCTATCCATGCGTTCCCTGCGGGTTCGCGTTCAAGACCAGATCGAACCTCTATAAACACTGCAGATCTCGAGCCCATGCTCTTAAAATGGAAGGAGGAGACTCTAGCAAG GTTTCAGAAGATTCTGACATAAGCTTGTCGGATAGCGCGAGTAACGGAACAGGAACACCACCTCCGCCACCGTCGTCGACGCCAAGTTCAGTGTTGAGCGTGAAGACAGTGAAAACGGgtaaaatttacaagccaaaaTTTCACACGGCCTTAAACAATGTGAGCCACGATGTAGAAGCGTCATCGGTTTCGTCGAACTCCTCGACGAATTCGTCGACGAACTCGAAGCCGAACGCTGAACAGCTGCAGGAGCACATAGACAAAATAATAACAGCCAATCAGGCAATCGTGGAGGCGGTAGACCCACTACTTCACAAGCTGATGCAAAGGCAGCAGAGTTTGGTGGAACCAAAGTACACTGAGCAACCGTTAAATCTCTCATCGGCGGAAGAAAACTTGACGAGGAAGCGGTGCTACAGCGAAAGTTTCGCCCACGAGAAGGATGGTAAGCAGCCGCAGAATCATCACcaccaccagcagcagcagcaagaAGCATCGATAATAAAGGAGCTTCTCTTGAAGTCTAAGGCGCATCAGAACTGCGATGGTGTGGATGGTGAAAACTTTGTCTGCCCGTCGTGTAAAATCTCTTATACTAGCGCCGACAACCTTGACGCCCACAGGCGGTACTACTGCAAAGGATCGCCTAGCCCGAGGCGACCCGAATTTCAGCTTGACCTCGACAGAAAAGACCCGGAATTCGACATGAAACCCGACTACTACAACACCCTCCAGCCACTCCCGTCGCCGGGTCCGCTTCTTGGTAACACGAGATTAGTCGACCCCTACGTACCGCCAATGAAACAGAGATCTGAATCCGCGCCAACGACACTGAGGTCGCTGGAGGAACTGTCCAAGTATCCGAGACCAAACTCGCTCCAGATGTTCGGTGGCGAAGTGAGGATACTCAACGACACCGGAGAGACGAAAACGATGAGGATAGAACCCCGTCAAACGAATTCACCTGGTGAACAGCACTCGGTTAACGGCAAGTGCGCAACTTCGGAGACTTCCTCGATAGTGGTTAGGTCTGGACTTCACTCCGGCGGAACCATGGTTCACAAACCGCCCGGCACTCCAGCCAGCACAACGAACGGTTCCATATCCCTGCCAAATACACCGAAGATATTGGCACCTATCATACCCAACATATCAACTCCTAACATAGCGCCGACGATATCCTGTTATAGTTACTTAGAGCAGAACCTCAACCCCCTAACGAACATCACGGCCTACAATCCGCTAACCTTGCCGCAGGCTGGTATAGCTAGCATTTTGCACGGCGGTAAGATCATACCTTACGTACCTGGCATGCCTGGTCCTCACACTTTGTCCGGAACACCTTCGGTCGACATATCCGCCAACGTACCCAGTGCCGAGGCCGAGTACAAGGTGATTCCCGGTATCCCCGGACTCCACGTCGTTACTCAACCCCTGGATCTCGCCAGTCCCGTCAAAATTCATACACCCAACATTCCGGGTATACCTGGACCGCATTCCAACATGCAAATGCCGTCACCCGCTCAGCCGTTGGACCTCGCCAGTCCAGCCAAGGAGCTCAAACTCTGCTTCAAGACTCCGAGTAGTGATAATTTGCGGTCCGGTTTGATGAGCCCAAAAGTTCCTAATCTCAAGATTGAATCTACCCCGGATAAATTCAGGTCCAGAGTGCCCAGCGGCGATACGCATAGATCGGAGCATGATCGTTACAACTTGAAATCTGGGATCAAGTACAGTAAGAGTAGTACTGAGAGCCCGAGGGAGAGGAAGGaattttcgtttgaaaaaagtcCGTGCAAGACGGAAAAGACTTTCACATATCCAAACGACGCTGATAGTATGCAGAAGCTTAGATACTCGCCGAAAAATCTTACCGAAAGTAGAAAGAGGCCAAGTAGCTGGGCCAGTGCGGAATTTGAACAGGGCCGATCGTCCTCCGCCGAGTCTGTGAGACAGAGTCCCGTGGTTTTCAAATACGAAACGGTGCCCCATGAAAACGGCCGTACGAAATTAGCGGCGTTACAGTTGCCGGGAAATGTTCAACAGGATGTTAAGACAAGGACGTTGCAAATGGAAAATTGTGGAGCGATGAACGGAATAAAGTCAAAACACGAGTTTCAAAATGCTCCGGTTATAACTGTTAATCTAGATTCTTCCAATACAGAAGTGCCAAGTAAACCTTCACATGGTGATTTATTAGCTATTAGTCGTGAAAGTAAACCAGCGGACAGTCTTCACTCACCAAGTATCAGCAACGAAGAGGCAACCGGAGTTGAAGAGAGTAACACCAACAATAAATTTCTGAGGCCGACTTCGCTGCCTCTTAAGCCTGGTACCTTTACCCCAAAACGACACCACGGTATAACGCCAACGGCGAACACGTTGCCCCTGATAAGCCCGGAAACACCGAGGCCGAGGAAATCGTACGGTCAACTGTATTTGAACGGACATGCGTACACCTACCTCGGGCTGAAATGTTCGACTCGGGTATTTTACTGCACATTAAACAGGCCTCAGCCGATGTACGTTACTCAACAACACACCCTGTCTATGTACTCGAACTGGAAAATATGCAAGGAGGCACCACTCGACCTCGACTTGGCCCATTACGACTCGAGACGCCGGCCCATGAGCTACACCACAGCCTCGAAGAAACACGACGATATTTTAACGCATTCCTCGCAAAGACCTACAACCCCTGCAAGCTCGGACAACAACTCCGAAAATGATACTCAGGAAAAAGCTAAACGGGTCAAGATATTCGACGGCGGTTTCGAGAGCAACGAAGATTACATATACGTCAGAGGAAGAG GCCGAGGAAGGTACGTCTGTGAAGAGTGTGGCATCAGATGCAAGAAACCATCGATGCTGAAGAAACATATCAGAACGCATACCGATGTCAGACCATATACCTGCAAGCACTGCACTTTTAG TTTTAAAACAAAGGGAAACCTGACGAAGCACATGAAGTCAAAAGCGCACTACAAAAAATGCGTTGAACTCGGTGTAGTTCCAGTTCCGACGTTGGTGTGCGATGAGAACATCGACAAGGAGGCGGTTGCCAGATTGGCGGCGGGCGGAGGAAACGGCGAAGAATCCTCGGAAGAGGAGGACGAGACTGACGGCGAGGAGAGCGAGGAATCCGGAAGCGAAGAGCACGACGCTGTTCAGGGATTGCTGAGCTTGTCTCAACCCAGCACGCACCGACTGCCGGGGCTGCTTCCGTCAGGCAGGCCAACGACATATCCGTACACCCTGACCTTTTCCCAGAGTACAATTTGCACGGCGGTCGTAACAACGACGAACAGTTCAGCGCCGCTGAGCAGCCAAGCCGCGGCTGTGATACAGAGTGATTTGTCCCACCGTTATTACTTCCCTTCGAGTCGTGCGGTACTCGAGAAATCAAGGACCAGTGTGATAATACAGTCTTCCAAAAAGCCCGGGAACGATACGGCGGAGGTAAATGATGATTCGTCGGTTCACGCTACCGATTCACAGATCAATTTTCACCAGCCCATAGACCTCACGACCAAACAAACACTCGGCCCAATAAGTTCTCCAATTCTCCAACGAGTCAAGCCTGCCGATATCCTGACCCCGGTCTCCGAGCAGCTTTTGATGCAGACGATTGTCCAGACCATGGAAAGACTTCCGGTGCAGGGTAAGGAGTGGAAATCCGAGGCCAAAGGACACATGCTGCAGGCGTATCTTACCGAAAGACACGTGATGGACAGTAAAATGAAGCTGCAGTATCGAGTGTGCTGCTCAAAGCTCGAGAACAACTGCACAGAGAAGGATAATATACAATACTTGAAGCAGCACGACACAATCAGATCGAAGAATTTAGACCTAAACGGGGTGTCCACCGTGACTTACACGAACCCCAGCAAGATGCAGCATACCATACTAGAGTCGAGAATTAAAAGTATTTACAAGCAGACGCAGCAAGACTGTATGAAAATTCCTTACAATGAAGATGTCTACCAAAACAACGCTTACCTTGAGACGCGGTCTTTTGACGCGGTCGATTCATCCTATAAGGACACGGAGAACGCGGGTCGGATGGTGGCCGAAACTGACGGTTTTGACCACCGAGTCGGAAGAGGCGGAAGCCCCATTCCGACCATTTACAAAGGCAGCTTGCCGGGGCGAAGTACACCAACTTTGGACCGTCAGTCACCTCGAAATTTGAACGTGGAGATGACGAACCGAAACGCGTCATCTATCCACGGACAGGTGAAGAGTGAGATAGACAGGAGCTCGATGTTCAACGCAATGAAAATGATGAGCGAGGTGGAGAGGCCGAGGGACAGCTTCACTCCTAGCCAGGATCCAAAGCCCCTGAGTCGAGAAACCAGGGTTCAATGCAACCAGAGTCCAAGATCTCATCATCAGGAATTACGGCCGCCGAGTCGAGAGATTCGCGTCACTTCTTCGCCTAGTCAAGAGTTTAAGCTGCCGAATCAAGAGCTTAGGCTACCTAGTCAAGAGTACAAGCCGGCTAATCACGAACCAAGGAGTTCCAACAGCCAAGAAATATCCGTGTCGTCTAATACGAATTCGGAAGTCAGCCAACCAAGCAGAGAAATAAGGCTGCCTCAGGCACAAGACCAACAGTCCAGGCCAAATTTCGAGGTGAAATCTTCATCGGGGCACGATATTTCCAGGGCTAATTCGCAGGAGGTGCAAAACAAGTCGCAAACAGCTGTTGATCCGAGGAATTCTGAGCGTGCGGAGATTAAGCAGAACGTCGACATGACCAAGCAGAACATGGCCGAAGGCATTAAGCACTCCGTGGCCCGAAAAATGGTCGTTGGTGGGCCCGGATTTAGATCTCCGTCACCACCAGGTGGAAGTGGGAAACCTCACGCTGAATTTTTGCAGCCGTCAAGTGGACCTGCCTCAAATTACGTGAG CGTGACTGAAGATGGTAGAAGCGTGTGTGGAATCTGCAACAAAGTGTTCAGCAAACCGAGTCAGCTCAGGCTACATATCAATATTCACTATTTTGAGCGGCCCTTCAGGTGCGAGAGTTGTGCTGTATCATTCAGGACCAAAGGCCACCTCACAAAGCACGAGCGCTCGGTTGCTCATCACAACAAA GTAAGCATGACGTCCACTTTTGGCGCTGCTACAACGAGCAATCCTCGACCGTTCAAGTGTACGGACTGCAAGATTGCTTTCAGGATACATGGACACCTCGCTAAGCATTTGCGAAGTAAAATGCACATCATGAAGTTAGAGTGCCTGGGAAAATTGCCGTTCGGTACTTACGCGGAAATGGAAAGATCCGGCATTAATCTAAACGACATCGATACTAGTGACTGTGATAATAGTCTAACTAGTCTACAG aGCTTAGCGCAGAAACTCTATGAAAAGGATCCGAGTAAGATGGGTCAGTGGGATGCCGATTTGATTCCAAACCAAGGCGCAAGTGGGGGAGACACTTCATCCGACGAGGGCGAGCCGATCCCAATGCATTCAATGCATCAGTATCCGTCTCCAATAGGAATGTCGGAGAGCGAAGTATCGCGGGGATATCACATGCCGATACTAGTTAGTGAGGAGTTGAAGCCGGTGGGTGAAATTCGTCACGCAAATCCACAGTTCAATCAGCAGCGGCAAACTGACTTCGGAATCAACGAGAGGCAGCATCGACCATCACGAATTCCAGCTCCAGCTCCCAGCGACGACTCAAGGACTGAAGAATCTGGGCAAATGTATAAGTGCAACATTTGCTCGGTGTCAATACGCTCCGTCGCTGAATTGCAGATTCACTGCTTTAGCGAGCACAATATCGAGCCTGAATCATCTGCAAGTGGTGATCGGAATGGCAGCGAGGGCAGGGATGTCAGTGATAATCGTAACAAAAGAGGATTAACCGAAGATGGACCGATCGGTGTTATCAGGGACGATCATAAGAGACAGAAGGTTGTTGATGATACTTAG